GAAGAAGCGGCGTTCTTCTTCGCTCAGGGCATGGCGTGGCGGGGTGGTGTTCGTCATGGTCGAGTGGGCTATCGGGTTCGAGGACGCGCTCACGGGATCGGCCGCAGTTGCAGCCGAAGGTCTTCGCCCAGTATGCGCCGATCGATGGTGCGTAGCTTCCAGCGCGACGCCATGTCGGCCAGAACCGGCAGGCCAAGCAAAGGCCGTGCACTGTCGCCCAGCAGCACCGGCGCCACGTACAGCAGCAGTTCGTCGACCAGCCCGGCCGCGAACAACGCGCCGCACAAACTGGGGCCGGCCTCCACGTGGACCTCGCTGATCTGGCGCCGCGCGAGCTCGTCCATGACGGCACGGATATCCATGGCGCCGCCCTCCTCCGCCACGACGGCCAGCTCCACCGCCTGGAAGCGTGGATCGACCGGCGCGTACTGCTCGTTGTGCAAGACCAGCGTCGGCATGGTGCCGTCGAGCACGTGGCTGTCCGATGGTGTACGCAGCCGGTTGTCGAGCACGACGCGCCACGGCGGCGTGAATGCTTCGTCTCCGGGCAGCCGCACGGTGAGTCGCGGGTTGTCCGCCAGCACCGTGCCGGATCCGGTGAGGATCGCGGAACTGCGCGCGCGCCAGCGCTGCACGTCGGCACGCGCGGTTTCGCCGGTAATCCATTTCGACTCACCATTGGCGAGCGCGGTGCGTCCGTCCAGGCTCATCGCCAGCTTCACGCGCACCCAGGGGCGGCCGCGCTCGATGCGGCTGAAGAAACCGATGTTCAGTTCGCGCGCAGCCTCGCGCATCAGGCCGGTTTCCACAGTGATGCCGGCGTCGCGCAATTTGCCGATGCCACGGCCAGCCACCTGCGGGAACGGATCTTCCGACGCGATCACCACTCGCGACACACCCGCGGCGATCAGCGCATCGGCGCACGGAGGCGTGCGGCCGTGGTGGGCGCAGGGTTCAAGGGTGACGTAGGCCGTCGCACCTCTTGCCTTGTCGCCGGCCTCCCGCAGCGCGTAGACCTCGGCGTGAGGCTCACCGGCGCGCTGGTGGTAGCCGGTGCCAACGATGTCTTCGCCATGGGCGATCACGCAGCCGACGCGAGGATTGGGGTGCGTGGTGTAGAGGCCGCGTTCCGCCAGGCGCAGGGCGTGGGCCATGTGGGCGTGGTCGGTGGCGGTGAATGTTGGGGACATGGCTTGGCGCTTTAGGGGGCGATGAATGGGGTCAGTTTAGCCTCCCGGCCTCATAAGAGCCGTCATCCCGGCGTAGGCCGGGATCCAGTTTCGGCCACGTTTGGTTGTCGCCTCGTGCGTTCCCGCGACCGGGCCGCTTACGCAGCGGGCGTTTCGATCGTCTGCCGACGCTCGAGTCACTTTTCTTTTGCTGGCCCAAAAGAAAAGTAACCCAAAGAAAATGGCTTGAAGAGCCAGAGCTGGCAGCATTTCGATGGGATAAGCCCGAGCGCGTGAGGCAGGTCGTTGCTTAGCTACCTTCGCCTCTACACAGCGGGTACCTCCAAGCGCTTCGCAACGCGCCATGGCGATGAGGACTTAAAGCAGCCCCTCTCTTCGCTTCGGCCCTGATGGACCCACACGCCCGCCCGCTTTTCTCTTTTCTGTGGGAGCGCACCCTGTGCGCGACAACCTAACGGAGCGGTGACCACGAGACGCCGCTGTCGCGCACAGGGTGCGCTCCCACAGGGGACTCGCCTCTTTGGGTGCCCCGCCGAGGGCTCGGCTTTTGGCTTTGGCTTTTGGCTTTTGATCTCCCAGGTCCCCGTATGACGCGGCGGGCGGGTGGAGATCAGGCCCCGCAGGGGTGCCTGGGAGGGATCCCTGGCACTTTTCGTCGGGGCAGGATGCCCCGTCGAAAAGCCCGGAACCCGACCGCGAACCTTCCGGGCAACGCCCGGAAGGCGCGTCATCCGGGGGGCCCTTTCTTTGGGTTACTTTCGACGCGAAGCTAGTCCCTGTGGGGCGCCGGGATGACGGCTAAAGTAACGAGGCGATAAGGCGAGCCCGCCCATCAACGCCGCAGCCATTCATGGCTGCCCCTGCACCCCATCGGAGAGAAGGAGCAAAGCGCGCGCTCAGGACTTCTTGCGCCGCGCCACACTCTCGCCCAACAACGACAACTGCAGCGCCTCAAGCTCCGGCAGGTCGCGCTCCAACTTCTCGATCTCCTCGCGAAACGCCTGCACATCCTCGAACTTCCGGTACACGGAAGCGAAGCGCACATACGCCACCTGGTCGAGCTTCTTCAGCTCGCGCATCACCAGTTCGCCGATCTGGCGGGAGGGCACTTCGCGCTCACCGCAGCGACGCAGGTCGTTGACGATCTCGCGCACGGCGGTGTCCACCGAATCGGTGGGCACCGGGCGCTTCTGCAGCGCGCGCTCGAAGCTGACGCGCAGTTTGTGCTCGTCGAACGGCTCGCGGCGTTCGCCGCTCTTCACGATGGAAGGCAGCTTGAGCTCGGCTGTTTCGAACGTGTTGAAGCGTTCGCCGCACTTCGGACACTCGCGACGACGACGCACGGTGGCGCCGTCTTCGGCAAGGCGTGAATCGATCACGCGAGTGTCTTCGTGCTGGCAGAAAGGACAATGCATCAGTGCGTCGGAAATGGAGAATGGGAAATAGGGAATAGCAAAAGCACCACACGCTTCGAGAATCGGGTTTTCACTATTCCCGACTCCCTATTCCCGATTCCCGGCTGCTCAGCCATACACCGGGAACTTGTGGCACTGCGCCGTGACCTTTTCGCGCACCTTGGCGATGACGGCGTCATCCTTCGGCGCGTCGAGCACGTCGCAGATCCAGCCGGTCAGCTCGACCACGTCCGCTTCCTGGTAGCCGCGGGTGGTGACGGCCGGCGTGCCCACGCGCAGGCCCGAGGTGACGAAGGGCTTGCGGGGGTCGTTCGGCACGGCGTTCTTGTTGACGGTGATGTGGGCCTTGCCCAGCGCTTCTTCCGCGTCCTTGCCGGTGACGTCGCGGCCGATCAGGTCGACCAGCATCAGGTGGTTTTCGGTGTCGCCGGAGACGATCTTGTAGCCGCGCTCGATGAAGGTCTTGGCCATGGCCTTGGCGTTCTTGACCACCTGTTCCTGGTAGGTCTTGAACGCCGGCTCCAGCGCTTCCTTGAAGGCCACCGCCTTGGCGGCGATGACGTGCATCAGCGGGCCGCCCTGGATGCCGGGGAACACGATGGACTGCAGCTTCTTCTCGATCTCTTCGCCGGCGTCCTTGGCCACGATGATGCCGCCGCGCGGGCCGCGCAGGGTCTTGTGCGTGGTGGAGGTGACGACGTGCGCGTGCGGCAGCGGGCTCGGGTACACGCCGGCGGCGATCAGGCCGGCGACGTGGGCCATGTCCACGAACAGGTAGGCGCCGACCTTGTCGGCGATGGCGCGGAAGCGCGCCCAGTCCATCACCTGCGAGTAGGCGCTGAAACCGGCCACGATCATCTTCGGCTTGTGCTCGAGGGCGAGGCGCTCGACTTCGTCGTAGTCCACCAGGCCCTGCTCGTTCACGCCGTACTGCACGGCGTTGAACAGCTTGCCCGAGACGTTGACCTTGGCGCCGTGCGTGAGGTGGCCGCCGTGGGCCAGGCTCATACCGAGGATGGTGTCGCCGGGATTCAGCAGCGCCAGGTACACGGCCTGGTTGGCCTGCGAACCCGAATGCGGCTGCACGTTGGCGTAGTTGGCGCCGAACAGCTGCTTCAGACGATCGATGGCCAGTTGCTCGGCGATGTCCACGTATTCGCAGCCGCCGTAGTAACGCTTGCCCGGATAGCCTTCGGCGTACTTGTTGGTGAGTACGCTGCCCTGGGCTTCCATCACGCGGGGGCTGGCGTAGTTCTCCGAAGCGATCAGCTCGACGTGGTCTTCCTGACGGCGGGCTTCGTCGGCCATGGCCTGGGCCAGTTCATTGTCGTAACCGGCGATCGTGTCGTGCTTCGGGAACATCCTGACCTCGTTGGGGTGGCTGCAGGGTTAGAACGGGAAATTGTAGCTGTGATGTGCTAAAGCGGCCACCTCGGGGGCGCTCCTCAGGATATTTCGTACACTGTACCGTACACTGCACGCAACCCAGGCCACGGAAATTCCGCCATGCCGACCATGCCGCTGCGCGCCAAGGCGCGCCCGCTGTCCCTGTCCCTGCTCTGCCGGTTTGCCCTGCTCCTCGTGCTGATCTTGCCGCTGGCCGCCCACGCGTCCGGCACCACGGGCGTAGGCATCGCTGCCATCCGGATCACCGACCCGGTCAGCGGCACGTCGACTCAGGGCTATGTGTTCTACCCCTCCCCCCTGCCGGTACACGGCACCACGGCCATGGGGCCCTACCACGTCGCGGCGACCCCGGACGCACCCGCCATCCCCGGCGCCAAGCCGCTGGTGGTGATTTCCCATGGCAACGGGGGCAGCAATCTGGGCCACCACGATCTGGCCGCGTACCTGGCCAGCCACGGGTTTGTCGTGGCCACGCTCAACCAGCTCGGCGACTATTTCGGCGACACCAGCAAGGTCGGCAAGATCGAGGTGCTGGCCGGGCGCCCGGTACAAGTGAAGGCGGCCATTACCACCGTGCTGAACGACCCGCACTGGAAGGACCTGGTCGACCCCGCCCGCATCGGCGTCGCGGGCTTCTCTGCCGGGGGCTATACCGCCCTGATGCTCGCCGGTGCCAGGCCGCGCTTCGTCCGCTTCGTCGATTTCTGCGATCACTACCCGCAGGACAAGGATGTGTGCGGCCACCGCGCCGAAGCCGAAGCCGATGCCGCCAGGCAGGGCGAAACCATCGCGCAGGCCCTCGCCGCGATGCAGGGCCAGCTGGGCCGCTACGGCGATACCGCCGACCCGCGCGTGAAGGCCGCCTTCGCCATGGCGCCGCTCAGCCTGCTGTTCGACGAAAACAGCTTCGACAACGTGCGCATCCCGGTCTTCCTCTACTACGGCCAGAACGACCACGTGCTGCCGCCGGAGGCCAATGCGAAGCACATCGCGCCCCTGCTCAAGACGCTGTACGCGGTGAAGGACATTCCCCATGCCGACCACTGGGTGTTCCTGCCGCCCTGCTCGGATGAGCTCAGGAAGGACATCGCGCCGCTGTGCGCCGACCCTGCCGGGGTCGACCGCGCCAAGGCGCACGAGCAGATCAATGCCGATGCGTTGGCTTTTTTCCGCAAGACGCTGGACGTAAAGGACCGCTGACGTGCCACGCGCGCTGAGCGAACAGGAAACCGAAGCCTTCCGCGAGCGCCTGTGCGAAGCGGCAGCCCGGCTGTACGTGGAGGAAGGCCCCGGCGCCGTCACCATGCGACGCCTGGCCGGCGAGTTGGGCGTGGGCACCATGACGCCCTACCGCTACTTCGACAACAAGGAAGAGATCGTCACCGCCGTGCGCACCCGCGGCCTGAACCGCTTTTCCGAGGCGCTGGAAAACGCGCTGGAAACGGCCGGCGACGGGCGCACCCGCAGCCGCGCCGTGCGCGACGCCTATATCGCCTTTGCCCGCCAGAACACCGCCACCTACCGGCTGATGTTCGAATACCCGGAGACGCGGCGGGACGACCCGGCCTATCGGCAAGCCCACGAACGTATGTGGCGCACCGTCGCCGCGCATGTCGAGGTGATGAACGCCGAGGGCACGGTGGAGGCGGATGCGCCCATTCTCGGTCACCAGATCTGGGCCTCCCTGCACGGGGCCGTCATGCTGGAAATCGCCGGGATGCTGCCCGAGGGCTTCGATGCGGCCTCGCTGCACACCCGCACGGTGAGTGCCCTGTTCGATGCGGCCAGGCCAAGGCCACTCCTCCCCTTGTAGGAGCGCACCCTGTGCGCGACCGCAGCGTTCCGTGGTCACCGCTCCGCCGGTTTGTCGCGCACAGGGTGCGCTCCCACAGGTGCGGCCACCGCATGGGGGGCACCGTCACCGGAGCGCCCCCTAAACCCGCTATAATGAGTGGTTTACACCCACTCTGAATCGCACCGCCTGCCCTTCCGGCCAGCGCCGTGCACCTCGCCGGAGGCTCCATGCAGTACATCTACACCATGAACGGGGTCAGCAAGATCGTTCCCCCGAAGCGCCACATCATCAAGGACATCTCGCTGAGCTTCTTCCCCGGCGCCAAGATCGGCCTGCTGGGTGTGAACGGTGCGGGCAAGTCCACGGTGCTGCGCATCATGGCCGGCGTGGACAAGGACTTCCAGGGTGAAGCCCGTCCGCAGCCGGGCATCAAGGTCGGTTACCTGGCGCAGGAACCGCAGCTGGATCCGGAAAAGACCGTGCGCGAGTCGGTCGAAGAAGGCGTGTCGGTCATTCTGGACGCCCAGAAGCGTCTGGAAGAGGTCTACGCCGCCTACGCCGAAGAAGGCGCCGATTTCGACAAGCTGGCCGCCGAGCAGCAGGAACTGGAAAACGTGCTGGCGGTGAACGACGCCCACGCGCTGGAGCGTCAGCTGGAAGTGGCCGCCGACGCGCTGCGCCTGCCGCCGTGGGACGCCAAGATCGGCCCGCTGTCCGGTGGTGAGAAGCGCCGCGTGGCGCTGTGCCGCCTGCTGCTGTCCAAGCCGGACATGCTGCTGCTGGACGAGCCCACCAACCATCTGGACGCAGAATCCGTGGATTGGCTGGAGCAGTTCCTGCAGAACTACCCGGGCACCGTGGTGGCCGTCACCCATGACCGCTACTTCCTCGACAACGCCGCCGAGTGGATCCTCGAACTCGACCGCGGCCGCGGTATTCCCTGGAAGGGCAACTACACCGAGTGGCTGGAGCAGAAGGACGCCCGCCTCAAGCAGGAAGCCTCGCAGGAAAAGTCGCGCCAGAAGGCCATCGAAAAGGAACTGGAGTGGGTGCGCTCGGCCGCCAAGGGCCGTCAGTCCAAGGGCAAGGCGCGCTTGAACCGCTTCGAAGAGCTGAACTCGGTCGAGTACCAGCGCCGCAACGAAACCAATGAAATCTTCATTCCGCCGGGCGAGCGCCTGGGCCAGGAAGTGATCGAGTTCAAGAACGTCAACAAGGCGTTCGGCGACCGCGTGCTGATCGAAGACCTGTCGTTCAAGATTCCGCCGGGCGCCATCGTCGGCGTGATCGGCCCGAACGGCGCCGGCAAATCCACGTTCATGAAGATGATCATGGGCAAGGAACAGCCGGACTCCGGCGAGGTGAAGCTGGGCCACACGGTCAAGCTCGCCTACGTGGACCAGTCGCGCGACGCGCTCGATCCGAAGAACAACGTGTGGCAGGAAGTGTCCGGCGGTTCGGACATCCTCACCATCGGCAACTTCGAGATCCAGTCGCGCGCCTACATCGGCCGCTTCAACTTCAAGGGCACCGACCAGCAGAAGATCGTCGGCCAGCTGTCCGGCGGTGAACGCGGCCGCCTGCACATGGCCAAGACCCTGCTGCAGGGCGGCAACGTGCTGCTGCTCGACGAACCGTCGAACGACCTGGACGTGGAAACCCTGCGTGCATTGGAAGATGCACTGCTCGAATTCCCGGGCTGCGCTGTGGTCATCTCGCATGACCGCTGGTTCCTGGACCGCATCGCCACGCACATCATCGCGTTCGAAGGCGACTCGCACGTGGAGTTCTTCCCGGGCAACTACAACGAGTACGAGGCGGACAAGAAGCGTCGTCTCGGCGACGAAGCGGCCAAGCCGCATCGCGTGAAGTACAAGAAGCTGGCGTAAGTTAAGAGCGAGAAATGAGTAAAGAGGAGTGAGGAACGAGAGTGCGGCAACGGCTCTCTCCCACTCCTCGGCTTCTCTCCACTCACTCCTCTGTAGGTGAACCCGATGCACTTCATGCAATCCCTGCAACAGGCATGGGCTGACCATGACTCCCTCGTCTGCGTCGGCCTCGACCCCGAACCCGCGAAATTCCCCGCGCACCTCAAGGGGCGCCCGGACGCGGTGTTCGAATTCTGCCGAGACATCGTCGACGCCACGGCCGACGTCGTGTGTGCCTACAAGCCGCAGATCGCGCACTTCGCCGCGCTGCGCGCGGAAGATGCACTCGAACGGCTGATTGCGCACATCCACGAGAAGCATCCGGCGGTGCCGGTGATCCTCGACGCCAAGCGCGGCGACATCGGCAGCACGGCGCAGCATTACGTCAGCGAAGCGTTCGACCGCTTCAAGGCCGATGCGGTGACGCTGAACCCGTACATGGGCCGCGACTCCGCCCAACCGTTTCTGGATCGCGCGGACAAGGGCGTGATCCTGCTGTGCCGTACGTCCAACCCGGGCGGCGCGGATTTCCAGGCGCTTGATTGCGGCGGCCAGCCGCTGTACCTGCGCGTAGCCGAAACCATTGCACGCGACTGGAACGCCAACGGCAATTGCGCGCTCGTCACCGGCGCCACCTGGCCGGAGGAACTGGGCAAGGTGCGCGCCGTGGTGGGCGACATGCCGCTGCTGGTGCCCGGCATCGGCGCCCAGGGCGGTGACGTGGAAGCGGTGTTGCGGCATGGCCGCTCCGCCAACGGCACTGGCCTGATGATCAGCTCCTCGCGCGCCATCCTCTACGCCGGCAACGGCGAAGATTTCGCCCAGGCCGCGCGCAAGGCCGCCATCGAACTGCGCGACACCATCAACGCCTGTCGTTGATTTTCACGTGGCCGTCCCGGCGCGCGCCGGGACGATGGGTTAATCCCGCGCATCAGGCTTGCCATACTGGCGGCTCCTCATGGAGAGCCATATGGCCATGCCGCTGCCTCCCGCGCCTCATGTCACACGTCGCCGCCTGCTGCAGGCCGCCGGGCTTGCCATCGCGGCGGGTGCGCTTTCGCCATGGCGCGTTCGTGCCGACACGTCGCGCCGCTCCCGCCTGATCCTGCTGGGCACGGCCGGTGGCCCCACGCCCAAGGCGGATCGTGCCGCCCCTGCCAACGCCATCGTGGTGGACGGCGTGACCTATGTGATCGATTGCGGCAACGGCGTGGCGCGTCAGATGGTGCAGGCCGGGCTGGATCTTGGTTCGATCCGCCACGTCTTCATCACCCATCAGCACTCCGACCACAACGCGGACTACGGCAATCTGCTGTGGCTGGCATGGTCCGGACCACTGCACTCGCCGGTGAATACCTGGGGGCCACCGCCGCTGGCCGAGATGACGCGGCTGTTCCTCGCGATGAACGACTATGACATCCGTACCCGCATCGCCGACGAAGGCCGCCCGCCACTGGCGCCGCTGATCCGGCCGCACGAACTCACCGGCCCCGGGCTGGTCACGCAGGATGCACGCGTAAAGGTCACTGCCGCGCTGGTGCAGCATCCGCCGGTGGCGCCAGCCTTCGCCTATCGCTTCGACTGCCCGGACCGCAGCATCGTGTTCTCGGGCGACACCCGTCCATCGGATAACCTTGTCGCCCTCGCCCGCGGTGCGGACGTGCTGGTCCATGAGGTGATGTACCTCCCCGCACTCGACAAGCTGATCGCCACCGAACCGAATGCCACGCGCCTGCGCGAACATCTGCTGGCGAGTCACACCACCACGGAACAGGTCGCTCGCATCGCCACCGACGCCGGCGTGAAGACGCTGGTGCTCAACCATTTCGTGCCGGGAGGCAATCCACCGGTGCCGGAGGAAACGTGGCGCGATGCCGTCGCGCCGCACTTCAAGGGCCGCCTGATCGTCGGCCGCGACCTGATGGAGATCTAATCATCCATCAGGCCGGCACCGCGGAGACGGCAGGCACGGGCAGCATGCGTGCACGCAGACGCTGCTCCGCCGGCAGCGAGATACAACGCTCCACCGCACGACCCAGCATCCAGCACAGCGGTAGTGCCGGCAGATACCACAGATAGCCGTGCGCGATGTCGCTTCCCATGGCTCGATACACACGCACGATGCCAAACACCACGAACATGTGGGTCAGGTAGATCTCGTAACTCAGGCGCCCCCATGAGCGCAGCCAGTCCAGCCCACGCCACGGCGTGCGCCCCACGGGCGCCCACGCACTGGCCAGTACTAGGCACAACGCCGAGCCGGTGAGCAGCAGCATGTAGCCGTTGTGCATCATCTGCCACAGCAACTTGCCTTCGAACATCACCAGATAGAGTCCGACGGCTCCCGCCACGCCCAGCGCGGATGCCACATGCGGCAGCACCGTTCGCCAGCGCTGTGCCAACAGCGCGCCGAGCACACCCGTGGCAATCGCCGCCATGCCGGGCAGATAGGCCTTCTCCTGCCAGATCTCATTGTCTGCCAGCGCGGCACGCGTCCATGGCAAGGACACTGCCAGCACGAGCAGCATCGGCGCCAGCACCCAGGTGCGGCGCGTCAGCAGGCAGACGATGGGGAAACCCAGGTAAAACACTTCCTCGATCGACAGCGACCACAGCACGTCCCAACCGCCCGGCAGGTAGCCGGTCATGCCTTCATACCAGTTCAAGTGGAAACCCAGCGCCGCGACAATGGCGCGCGGCAACGACTGTCCTTCGCGCTGGACGACGTAATCCTGTACGCCGAGCAGGTGAAGCACGCTGAGCACCAACACCAGCAGCACGAGACAAGGTGCGATGCGCGAGAACCGTCGCGCGTAGAACGTGCGCAGATCGATGTTCGCCAACGACCCGCTGCGCCGCAGCGCGTTGCTGGTAATCAGGAAACCGGAGATGACGAAGAAAATGAACACCGCCTCGTAACCGTTGAAGTTCAGCGCATTCAGCAGCTTTTCCGGAAACAGGCTCACCAGCTCTGTCTTGCGCAGCTTGATGCGCAAACCGATGTGGTGCAGCACCACGAGCAGGATGGAAAGACCGCGCAGCAGGTCGATGCCCGCATTGCGGCGCAAGCCCACGTCGTTCGGCATGGCGCCCATCAGCCCAGCCTCTGCAGCGCGAAGTCAACGAAGGTACGCAATTTCGCCGTTGGCCGTGTCTCGCGCCGACGCACGACATGCACATGCCGCGCGGGTAACTCCCAGTCCGGCAACAGGCGGACCAGCAGGCCCGCCTCGATCGATGGCGACAGCAGCACATCCGCCTGCGCCACCACGCCAACGCCGCACAGCGCCGCACTCAACAGGGCCTGTCCGTTGTTGCATACCAGCGGGCCCTGCACGGGGATCTCCACCCGACGCTCTCCCTTGGTGAAACGCCAGTGGTGATGGCGCCCCCAGGCCATGAAGCCGAGACAGGCGTGACCCGCCAGGTCATCCGGCTCCTCCGGTACGCCATGGGCCTGCAGGTAGGCAGGGCTGGCGACAACGAACATGTGTGCCGGGGCCAGCGGGCGCGCCACCAGTGCATCGTCCAGTAGCGGCCCCGAACGGAACGCCACGTCAAAGCCCTCTTCATGCAGATCGACCACGCGGTCGTTGAGGCTCAACTCCACCTGCACGCTGGGGTACTTCGCCATGTAGGCGCCCACCACCGGCATCAGGCGATGCGCGCCCCAGGTCACCGGCGCGGTGACGCGCAACGTGCCTTGCGGCTCCGCGCGCAGGGCCTCAGCCACCCGGTCCGCCGCCTGCACGCTGTTGAGCACGTCGCGACAGCGCTCCAGATAGGCCACGCCGATCTCGGTGATGTGATGGCGTCGCGTGGTGCGCTCGAGCAATTGCGCGCCGAGCTGCTGCTCCAGTGCGCGCACATGGTTGGCGACCATGGTGGTCGACAGGCCGGACGCCTCGGCGGCCGCGGCAAAACTGCCCTTCTCCACCACGCGGACGAACACTTCCATGCTGGTCAGTCGATCCATTCGAAAGCCCTGCTGCAGAGTGAAGGAACCGGATGCGCATTTATAAACCAGAAGCCGCCGCCAACAATCCCTGCCCATCGACACAGGGAGAACCACCATGAACATGCCACCGCTGCTGCGCCATCTGGCCCTGGCGTGCGCCTGCGCTTTCGCCGCCGCAAGCCACGCGGGCGATGCACCGTTGTCCACGCGCCCGTTGCCGGCGGACTGGTACCCGGAAAGCATCGCCGTGGGCCCGGACGGCTCGTTCTACGTCGGCAGCTGGCGGCAAGGCGCGGTGGCCCGGATCAGGCCCGGTGCCGACCAGCCGGACGTGCTGGTAACGCCCGGCGCCAACGGCCTTTCCAACGGACAGGGCGTGCTGGTGGATGCCCGCCGTGGCCTGCTGTGGATCTGCTCCGGCACCTTCGGCTTCACCACCGTGCCCACGCAACCCAGCGCACTCAAGAGCTACGATCTGGCGACCGGCGCGCCGCGCGCCAGCTACGCGCTGCCCGACAAGGGTTACTGCAACGACCTCGCGCAGGACGAGCAAGGCAACCTCTACGTCACCGACTCGTTCCAGCCGCGCGTGTTCCGCTGGCGCGACGGCGATGCGGCGCTGGAAATCTGGAAGCAGGATCCGGCCTTCGCAGCCGGCCCCGAGGGCTTCAAGCTCAACGGCATCGCCATCGACGGCAAGCATGTATACGTGAGCACGGTGACCGCTGCGTCCTACCTGTTGCGCATCGACATGAAGTCCGACGGCAGCGCCGGTGACGTCGCCCGTATCGACATGCCGCGCACGCTGAAGAATGCGGA
This genomic interval from Dyella japonica A8 contains the following:
- the ettA gene encoding energy-dependent translational throttle protein EttA gives rise to the protein MQYIYTMNGVSKIVPPKRHIIKDISLSFFPGAKIGLLGVNGAGKSTVLRIMAGVDKDFQGEARPQPGIKVGYLAQEPQLDPEKTVRESVEEGVSVILDAQKRLEEVYAAYAEEGADFDKLAAEQQELENVLAVNDAHALERQLEVAADALRLPPWDAKIGPLSGGEKRRVALCRLLLSKPDMLLLDEPTNHLDAESVDWLEQFLQNYPGTVVAVTHDRYFLDNAAEWILELDRGRGIPWKGNYTEWLEQKDARLKQEASQEKSRQKAIEKELEWVRSAAKGRQSKGKARLNRFEELNSVEYQRRNETNEIFIPPGERLGQEVIEFKNVNKAFGDRVLIEDLSFKIPPGAIVGVIGPNGAGKSTFMKMIMGKEQPDSGEVKLGHTVKLAYVDQSRDALDPKNNVWQEVSGGSDILTIGNFEIQSRAYIGRFNFKGTDQQKIVGQLSGGERGRLHMAKTLLQGGNVLLLDEPSNDLDVETLRALEDALLEFPGCAVVISHDRWFLDRIATHIIAFEGDSHVEFFPGNYNEYEADKKRRLGDEAAKPHRVKYKKLA
- the pyrF gene encoding orotidine-5'-phosphate decarboxylase; the protein is MHFMQSLQQAWADHDSLVCVGLDPEPAKFPAHLKGRPDAVFEFCRDIVDATADVVCAYKPQIAHFAALRAEDALERLIAHIHEKHPAVPVILDAKRGDIGSTAQHYVSEAFDRFKADAVTLNPYMGRDSAQPFLDRADKGVILLCRTSNPGGADFQALDCGGQPLYLRVAETIARDWNANGNCALVTGATWPEELGKVRAVVGDMPLLVPGIGAQGGDVEAVLRHGRSANGTGLMISSSRAILYAGNGEDFAQAARKAAIELRDTINACR
- a CDS encoding MBL fold metallo-hydrolase, producing MAMPLPPAPHVTRRRLLQAAGLAIAAGALSPWRVRADTSRRSRLILLGTAGGPTPKADRAAPANAIVVDGVTYVIDCGNGVARQMVQAGLDLGSIRHVFITHQHSDHNADYGNLLWLAWSGPLHSPVNTWGPPPLAEMTRLFLAMNDYDIRTRIADEGRPPLAPLIRPHELTGPGLVTQDARVKVTAALVQHPPVAPAFAYRFDCPDRSIVFSGDTRPSDNLVALARGADVLVHEVMYLPALDKLIATEPNATRLREHLLASHTTTEQVARIATDAGVKTLVLNHFVPGGNPPVPEETWRDAVAPHFKGRLIVGRDLMEI
- a CDS encoding TetR/AcrR family transcriptional regulator, which encodes MPRALSEQETEAFRERLCEAAARLYVEEGPGAVTMRRLAGELGVGTMTPYRYFDNKEEIVTAVRTRGLNRFSEALENALETAGDGRTRSRAVRDAYIAFARQNTATYRLMFEYPETRRDDPAYRQAHERMWRTVAAHVEVMNAEGTVEADAPILGHQIWASLHGAVMLEIAGMLPEGFDAASLHTRTVSALFDAARPRPLLPL
- the nrdR gene encoding transcriptional regulator NrdR, with the protein product MHCPFCQHEDTRVIDSRLAEDGATVRRRRECPKCGERFNTFETAELKLPSIVKSGERREPFDEHKLRVSFERALQKRPVPTDSVDTAVREIVNDLRRCGEREVPSRQIGELVMRELKKLDQVAYVRFASVYRKFEDVQAFREEIEKLERDLPELEALQLSLLGESVARRKKS
- a CDS encoding alpha/beta hydrolase family protein, producing MPTMPLRAKARPLSLSLLCRFALLLVLILPLAAHASGTTGVGIAAIRITDPVSGTSTQGYVFYPSPLPVHGTTAMGPYHVAATPDAPAIPGAKPLVVISHGNGGSNLGHHDLAAYLASHGFVVATLNQLGDYFGDTSKVGKIEVLAGRPVQVKAAITTVLNDPHWKDLVDPARIGVAGFSAGGYTALMLAGARPRFVRFVDFCDHYPQDKDVCGHRAEAEADAARQGETIAQALAAMQGQLGRYGDTADPRVKAAFAMAPLSLLFDENSFDNVRIPVFLYYGQNDHVLPPEANAKHIAPLLKTLYAVKDIPHADHWVFLPPCSDELRKDIAPLCADPAGVDRAKAHEQINADALAFFRKTLDVKDR
- the glyA gene encoding serine hydroxymethyltransferase, which translates into the protein MFPKHDTIAGYDNELAQAMADEARRQEDHVELIASENYASPRVMEAQGSVLTNKYAEGYPGKRYYGGCEYVDIAEQLAIDRLKQLFGANYANVQPHSGSQANQAVYLALLNPGDTILGMSLAHGGHLTHGAKVNVSGKLFNAVQYGVNEQGLVDYDEVERLALEHKPKMIVAGFSAYSQVMDWARFRAIADKVGAYLFVDMAHVAGLIAAGVYPSPLPHAHVVTSTTHKTLRGPRGGIIVAKDAGEEIEKKLQSIVFPGIQGGPLMHVIAAKAVAFKEALEPAFKTYQEQVVKNAKAMAKTFIERGYKIVSGDTENHLMLVDLIGRDVTGKDAEEALGKAHITVNKNAVPNDPRKPFVTSGLRVGTPAVTTRGYQEADVVELTGWICDVLDAPKDDAVIAKVREKVTAQCHKFPVYG
- the ribD gene encoding bifunctional diaminohydroxyphosphoribosylaminopyrimidine deaminase/5-amino-6-(5-phosphoribosylamino)uracil reductase RibD, which codes for MSPTFTATDHAHMAHALRLAERGLYTTHPNPRVGCVIAHGEDIVGTGYHQRAGEPHAEVYALREAGDKARGATAYVTLEPCAHHGRTPPCADALIAAGVSRVVIASEDPFPQVAGRGIGKLRDAGITVETGLMREAARELNIGFFSRIERGRPWVRVKLAMSLDGRTALANGESKWITGETARADVQRWRARSSAILTGSGTVLADNPRLTVRLPGDEAFTPPWRVVLDNRLRTPSDSHVLDGTMPTLVLHNEQYAPVDPRFQAVELAVVAEEGGAMDIRAVMDELARRQISEVHVEAGPSLCGALFAAGLVDELLLYVAPVLLGDSARPLLGLPVLADMASRWKLRTIDRRILGEDLRLQLRPIP